The sequence CCTTGCCGGTTCGCCGTGCGCTGGCGCTGGCCCATCACTTACAGCAGCGCACGGTTTGGATCAAAAATGATGAGCTGATTATTGGTAATCAGGCCAGCCAACTGCGTGCCGCGCCGATCTTCCCTGAATACACGGTCGGCTGGATCGAGAGTGAGATCGACGAACTGGCCGATCGCCCCGGAGCGGGCTTCTCGGTCAGTGAAGAGGATAAAGCGGTACTGCATCAGATCTGTCCGTGGTGGCGGGGGCAAACCGTGCAGGATCGCTGCTACGGCATGTTTACTGACGAACAAAAAGCGCTACTGGCGACTGGCATTATTAAAGCGGAAGGCAATATGACCTCCGGTGATGCCCATTTGGCGGTTAACTTCCCGCTGTTGCTGGAGAAAGGGTTGGATGGTCTGCGCACCAAAGTTGCTCGCCGCCGCGAGCGCTTGCAACTGACCGACTGGAGTGATCTGCATAAAGAGCAATTCCTGAAAGCGATTGATATCTCGTTGGTGGCATTGAGCGAGCATATTGAGCGCTATGCTGCCGTGGCGCGGCAAATGGCGCAAGAAGAGTCGCGGGATTGGCGGCGCACTGAGTTGCTGGCTATTGCGGAGAACTGTGCGCTGATTGCCCATCAACCGCCGCAAACCTTCTGGCAAGCTTTGCAGCTGTGCTATTTCATTCAACTGATGTTGCAAATTGAGTCCAATGGTCACTCGGTCTCCTTTGGTCGCCTCGACCAGTACCTCTACCCGTGGTATCGCCGCGATGTGGAGCTGGAAAACAGCCTTAGCCGTGAGCAAGCCATTGAGATGCTGCATAGCTGCTGGCTGAAATTGCTGGAAGTGAACAAGATCCGTTCCGGCTCGCACTCCAAGGCGTCGGCGGGCAGCCCGCTCTACCAAAACGTCACTATTGGTGGGCAAAAACTGGTGCAGGGCAAAGCCATTGATGCGGTGAACCCGCTCTCTTACGCGGTGTTGGAGTCGTGCGGGCGCTTAAAATCAACCCAGCCTAACCTCAGTGTTCGCTACCATGCGGGGATCAGTGACGATTTCCTCGACGCCTGTGTGCAGGTTATTCGCTGTGGTTTTGGGATGCCCGCCTTCAATAATGATGAAATCGTGATTCCTGAATTTATCAAGCTGGGGGTGGAGCCGCAGGATGCCTATGACTATGCGGCGATTGGCTGCATTGAAACCGCCGTCGGCGGCAAATGGGGTTATCGCTGCACGGGGATGAGTTTTATCAACTTTGCTCGGGTGATGTTGGCGGCACTGGAACAGGGGCGCGATGCCACCTCTGGGCAGGTGTTCTTGCCGCAGGAGCAGGGGCTGTCGAAGGGCAACTTTACTGATTTTGACCAAGTGATGGCGCAATGGGATCAACAGATCCGCTACTACACCCGTAAATCGATCGAAATCGAGTGTGTGGTGGATACCGTGCTGGAGGAGAATGCCCACGATATCGTCTGCTCGGCACTGGTGGATGATTGCATTGAGCGCGGTAAAAGTATCAAGCAGGGGGGCGCGCGTTACGACTGGGTTTCGGGTCTGCAAGTGGGGATCGCCAATCTGGGCAACAGCTTGGCCGCAGTGCGTAAATTGGTGTTCGAACAACAACTTATCGGCCAGCAACAACTGGCCACTGCGCTCAGCAATGACTTTGCGGGCCTGAACGGCGAGCAACTGCGCCAGCATCTGATTAATTCAGCTCCGAAATACGGCAATGACGTTGATGACGTTGACCAACTGCTGGTGCGGGCTTATCAGACCTACATTGATGAGTTGAAGCAATATCACAATACCCGTTTTGGTCGCGGACCTATTGGTGGCACCTATTACGCCGGAACCTCATCCATCTCTGCCAATGTGCCATTTGGTGCCGCCACTATGGCAACACCGGATGGCCGCAAGGCGCATAGCCCACTGGCGGAGGGGGCAAGTCCAGCCTCCGGCACTGACCATCTGGGGCCAACGGCGGTGTTTAACTCACTGTCGAAACTGCCAACCGCTTCGATTCTGGGCGGCGTGTTACTGAATCAAAAATTGAATCCGTCAACGCTGGATAATCCGCGTGATCGTGAAAAGTTGATGATGATGTTGCGCACCTTCTTCGAGGAGTATCTGGGCTGGCACGTGCAGTACAACATTGTCTCCCGCGAGACATTAGTGGATGCCAAACAGCATCCGGATCGTTACCGCGATTTAGTGGTCAGGGTGGCGGGTTACTCCGCCTTCTTCACCGCGCTATCGCCAGATGCGCAGGACGATATTATCGCCCGCACCGAGCATACCTTGTAATTGGCTGTTTAAGTTGTGGCTTTCTGAGTGAAGTAAGTCCTGCTGTGAGTCCTAAAATTTCTGAGTAATGGTGTTTTTCACCAGCCAGTGGGTCACCTCACTGGCTTTTTTTATTCCCCTGCGTCCTTGACGCTGTGGCGTTGTTGGCCGCACTCGCTTACCCGAATCACTGACTAGAGTCAGCTCATCGGGATGCGTTCGTTTGCCGCCTAGCCACAACGCCAATGACTTTGGGGAATGTTCATTATTATGTCCTTGACGCTATGGCGTTGTTGGCCGCACTCGCTTACCCGAATCACTGACTAGAGTCAGCTCATCGGGATGCGTTCGTTTGCCGCCTAGCCACAACGCCAATGGCTTTGGGGAATGTTCATTATTATGTCCTTGAAGCTGTGGCGTTGTTGGCTTCGCTTACAACCCTAATTACTTTGGGTAATAGATTGCGAACTTGAAGCGCTTCTGTAGCATAGACGCAAATCGCTATTTCTGGCGCTGGAGCCTGGAATGAAATCTGCTTTAACTTATTCCCGCCGTGTTAATCCGGTTTTTCTTGCTTTCTTTGTGGTGGCTTTTCTTTCTGGTATCGCTGGCGCGTTGCAGGCTCCGACCTTAAGCCTGTTTCTCAGCACGGAAGTGAAGGTCCGCCCGCTCTGGGTCGGGCTGTTTTATACCGTGAATGCCATCGCGGGGATTACGGTCAGCTTTATCCTCGCCAAGCGCTCAGACTCACGCGGTGACCGCCGCAAACTCATTATGGTCTGCTACCTGATGGCGGTGGGGAACTGCCTGCTGTTCGCCTTTAATCGTGATTATCTGACTTTGATCACCGCAGGGGTGTTGTTGGCGTCCGTCGCCAACACCGCTATGCCGCAGATATTCGCCTTGGCGCGTGAGTATGCCGACAACTCGGCGCGTGAAGTGGTGATGTTCAGCTCTATTATGCGTGCACAGCTCTCATTGGCTTGGGTTATCGGGCCGCCACTGTCATTTATGTTGGCGCTGAATTATGGCTTTACTCTGATGTTCAGCATCGCCGCCGGGATTTTTGTGCTGAGTGCGCTGGTGGTGTGGTTTATTCTGCCGTCGGTGCCGCGAGCGGAGCCAGTGGTAGATGCCCCGGTGGTGGCGCAGGCCAGCCTGTTTGCCGATAAAAATGTGCTGTTGTTATTCATTGCCTCAATGCTGATGTGGACCTGCAACACCATGTACATCATTGATATGCCACTCTATATCACGGCAAGTCTGGGGCTGCCTGAGCGCTTAGCGGGTTTGTTGATGGGGACGGCTGCTGGGTTGGAGATCCCCATCATGCTGCTGGCGGGTTATTTGGTCAGGTACTTTGGTAAGCGCAAAATCATGCTCTTTGCGGTGCTGGCGGGGGTGCTGTTTTATACCGGATTGGTGCTATTTAAATTCAAAACCGCGTTGATGTTGCTACAGATTTTCAATGCCATTTTTATCGGCATCGTTGCGGGTATCGGTATGCTCTATTTCCAAGATTTAATGCCGGGCAGGGCGGGGGCCGCGACCACGTTGTTCACCAATAGTATCTCTACTGGGGTGATTCTGGCAGGGGTGCTGCAAGGGGGATTGACCGAAACGTGGGGGCATGATTCGGTGTATGTGGTGGCGATGGTGTTGGCGATTTTGGCGCTGGTTATTTGTTCACGAGTGCGAGAAGCCTAGATACCCTTCATCTTTCAAGTTGCAGGTGTGTTGGCTACTCTCGTTCACCCGAATCACGGACTGATGTCAGCTCATTGGGATGAACTCACTTGCCGCCTTCCTGCACCTCGAAATCTATTGGGTATACCCTCATAGGACTGCCATCTTTCAAGTTGCAGGTGTGTTGGCTACTCTCGTTCACCCGAATCACTGACTGATGTCAGCTCATCGGGATGAACTCACTTGCCGCCTTCCTGCACCTCGAAATCTATTGGGTATACCCTCATAGGACTGCCATCTTTCAAGTTGCAGGTGTGTTGGCTACTCTCGTTCACCCGAATCACTGACTGATGTCAGCTCATCGGGATGAACTCACTTGCCGCCTTCCTGCACCTCGAAATCTATTGGGTATACCCTCATAGCACTGCCATCTTTCAAGTTGCAGGTGTGTTGGCTGCTCTTGCTTGCCGCCTTCCTGCAACTTGAAATCTATTAGGTATTATTTAGCGTAAAAATGCGGGTTGTTGCTTTTCGTAGGCTGAAATATTGCTTTCGTGCTGCAAGGTCAGGCCAATACTGTCTAAGCCATTGATCATGCAGTGGCGGCGGAAACCGTCGATATCGAAAGGATAACTTTTGCCACCGGCATTCACGGTTTGAGCTTCCAGATCGACAACAAATTGAATGCCTTCGTTGCTTTTAACTAACTGGAATAGCGTGTCAATGTCGGCTTCGCTTAAGGTGACCGGTAACAGTTGGTTATTGAACGAGTTACCGTAAAAAATATCGGCGAAGCTGGGGGCGATAACCACATGGAAACCGTAATCCGTCAGTGCCCAAGGCGCATGTTCGCGCGATGAACCGCAACCGAAATTCTCACGGGCCAACAAAATGGTCGCGCCCTGATAGCGGGGCTGGTTCAGCACAAACTCAGGGTTTGGCACTTGGCCCGCATCGTCGAGAAAACGCCAGTCGTTAAACAGGTGTTGACCAAAACCAGTGCGAGTCACCTTTTGCAAAAACTGTTTTGGGATAATCGCATCAGTATCGACATTCGCCGCATCTAACGGGACGACCAAACCAATGTGTTGAGTAAATTTAGCCATGGTGGAATCTCCGGTTAGTGGGTGGCGGCGGTTAAGTCGCGGACATCAGCAAAGTGACCCGTAACGGCAGCAGCAGCGGCCATCGCCGGGCTAACCAAATGAGTGCGGCCACCTCGGCCCTGACGGCCTTCAAAGTTACGATTGCTGGTGGAGGCGCAGCGCTCACCGGGTTCCAGACGGTCGTTGTTCATCGCCAAACACATTGAGCAGCCGGGTAAACGCCACTCGAAACCGGCTTCGATAAAGATTTTATCCAAACCTTCCGCCTCGGCTTGCGCTTTCACCGGGCCGGAGCCGGGAACCACGATAGCCTGCACGCCGCTGGCGACTTTACGCCCTTGCGCGACAGCAGCAGCAGCGCGTAAATCTTCAATGCGCGAGTTGGTGCAAGAGCCGATAAAGACTTTATCAATCGCCACCTCGGTTAACTTGATCCCAGGGCGCAAGTCCATATAAGCCAAGGCTTTTTCGGCAGAAGCGCGCTCAACCGGATCACTGAAGGAGTCTGGTGCGGGAATGATTTGGTTGACGGCAATCACTTGGCCCGGATTGGTACCCCAAGTCACTTGTGGCGCGATATCCGCCGCGTCTAAGGTGACGATAGTATCGAATTTGGCATCCGCATCCGATTTCAAGGTGCGCCAGTAAGCCACGCCTTGCTCCCACTGCTCACCCGTCGGGGCAAACTGACGCCCTTTCAGATAGTCGAATGTGGTGTCATCCGGTGCCACTAACCCGGCTTTAGCGCCCATCTCGATAGCCATATTGCACAATGTCATGCGGCCTTCCATGCTCAGCGCTTCAATCGCGCTGCCACAGAACTCCACCACATAGCCGGTGCCGCCCGCGCTGCCGGTTTTACCGATAATCGCCAACACGATATCTTTGGCGGTGATTCCTGGGCCAACGTTGCCATTAACTTCAATTTTCATGGTCTTGGCGCGGCCCTGTTTCAGGGTCTGGGTGGCGAGCACGTGCTCCACTTCTGAGGTGCCAATACCGAAAGCCAATGAACCAAATGCGCCATGAGTGGCGGTATGAGAGTCGCCACACACAATGGTCATGCCCGGTAAGGTCATGCCTTGTTCAGGGCCAATCACATGGACGATGCCTTGGAACGGGTGGTTCAGATCATATAAGGAGACGCCAAATTCAGCACAGTTTTTAATCAATTCTTGCATCTGGATGCGTGCCATTTCACCGCTGGCATTGATATCTTTGGTCTGGGTTGAAACGTTGTGATCCATGGTGGCAAAGGTTTTACCCGGCTGACGTACCGGGCGACCCATGGCGCGCAAGCCATCAAAGGCTTGCGGTGAGGTCACTTCATGTACCAAGTGGCGATCAATGTACAACAGCGGGGTCTCATTGGGTGCTTCGTACACAATGTGCGCGTCGTACAGTTTTTGATATAAGGTCTTGTTTTGAGATGACATCTGGCCCATGTTAAACCCCCTCCGCCACGAATTTAGCGATGATATCGCCCATTTCATTGGTGCCAATGGCGTTGCCATCACCCGCCAAATCAGCGGTGCGATAGCCCTGTTCCAATGCCTGATTAATGGCGCGCTCAATGGCGTCAGCGGCATCATCTTTACCCAAACTAAAGCGCAACAGCAGGGTTAACGACAAGATCTGGGCTATTGGGTTGGCGATGTTTTTACCGGCGATATCCGGTGCGGAGCCGCCAGCGGGTTCATATAAGCCGAAACCCTGCTCGTTCAAGCTGGCTGATGGCAACATGCCCATGGAGCCAGTGATCATGGCGCACTCATCTGACAAAATATCGCCAAACAAGTTAGAGCACAGCAACACGTCAAACTGGGAAGGATCTTTGATTAACTGCATGGTGGCGTTATCAATGTACATGTGAGACAACGCGACATCCGGGTAGTCCGCCGCAATCGCGTTAACCACTTCACGCCACAAAATAGAACTCTGCAACACATTGGCTTTATCAATAGAGGTCACTTTGCCACGGCGCTTACGAGCTGATTCAAAGGCGATGCGGGCAATGCGCTCAATTTCGAAGCGGTGATACACTTCAGTATCAAATGCACGTTCGTACATCCCTTGGCCTTCACGGCCCTTCGGTTGACCGAAATAGATGCCGCCAGTTAATTCACGCACACACAGAATGTCGAAGCCTTTGGCGGCAATATCACTGCGCAACGGACAGAAATCTTCCAATCCCTGATACAAACGCGCTGGGCGCAAGTTGCTGAATAATTTGAAATGTTTTCGCAATGGTAACAGTGCGCCGCGCTCAGGTTGTTCCGCTGGTGGCAAATGTTCCCATTTAGGGCCGCCCACTGAGCCGAATAAAATCGCGTCGGCCTGCTCACAACCGCTGACGGTGGCGGGTGGCAATGGGCTGCCGTGGCGGTCGATGGCCGCGCCACCCACATCGTAAACGCTGGTTGAAATTTTGATGCCAAAGCGCTGACGCACCGCATCCAATACTTTACTTGCCTGAGCCATTACTTCAGGGCCGATGCCATCTCCGGGTAAAACGGCAATATGATAAGTCTTCGTCATGTTCACACCATTTCCTGATTATTTTGTTGCAAGCGCTGCTTCTCGATCTCGACCTGATGAGCGCGCCAGATGTTATTTAATACGTGAACCAATGCCTTAGCGGATGACTCGACAATGTCAGTTGCCAATCCTACGCCATGGAAGCGGCGGCCTTTGTGATCAACCACGATATCAACCTGACCCAGTGCATCTTTGCCCTGACCTTTGGCAGATAACTGATATTTCACCAGTTCGATGGGATAGTCGGTAATGCGATTGATAGCCTGATATACCGCATCAACTGGGCCGTTACCGGTGGCGGCTTCTGATTTTGTCTCTTCGCCACAAACCAATTTCACTGAGGCGGTCGCCATCACACTGGAACCAGATTGGACGCTGAAATAGTCCAAACGGTAATATTCAGGCTCTTCCTGCTGCTTATTAATGAAGGCTAAGGCTTCCAAATCGTAGTCGAAAACTTGGCCTTTTTTGTCCGCCAGTTTCAGGAAAGCGTCGTACAGGGAGTCCAAATTGTAATCTTTATCCTGATACCCCATCTCTTCCATGCGATGTTTTACCGCCGCGCGGCCGGAGCGGGAAGTCAGGTTCAACTGTACTTCTTTCAGGCCAATAGATTCAGGGGTCATGATTTCGTAGTTTTCGCGGTTTTTCAGTACGCCATCTTGATGAATACCGGAGGAGTGCGCGAAAGCATTACTACCAACAATGGCTTTGTTACCCGGGATTGGCATGTTGCATATTTTGCTGACCAACTGGCTGGTACGGTAAATTTCCTTATGATTGATATTAGTGTGCACCCCCAACATCTGATGGCGCACTTTAATAGCCATGATCACCTCTTCCAGTGAGCAGTTACCAGCACGTTCGCCCAAGCCGTTGATGGTGCCTTCAACCTGACGCGCCCCCGCTTGTACCGCAGTAATGGAGTTAGCCACTGACATGCCCAAATCATCGTGGCAATGCACCGAGATAATGGCTTTATCGATATTCGGTACGCGCTCATACAAGTCGGTGATGATTCCGCCGAACTGATAAGGGGTGGTGTAGCCGACGGTATCAGGGATATTGATGGTGGTGGCACCTGCTGTAATCGCCGCTTCTACAACACGGCACAAGTTATCAATCGGGGTGCGGCCCGCGTCTTCACAAGAGAATTCTACGTCGTCAGTATAGTTGCGGGCGCGCTTCACCGAGTGTACCGCCATCGCCAACACATCATCAAACGAGCGCTTTAACTTGGATTCAATATGCAAGGTGGAGGTGGCTAAGAAGACGTGGATGCGGAATGCTTCGGCTATACGTAAGGCTTCTGCCGCGACATCAATATCTTTATCTACACAACGTGCCAAGGCGCAAACCCGGCTATTTTTCACTTGCTGCGCGATAGTGCGTACTGACTCAAAATCGCCAGGAGAGGAAACCGGGAAGCCGACTTCCATTATATCGACACCCATTCTTTCCAGTGCCAGCGCGATTTGCAGCTTCTCTTTTACACTCAGACTGGCTTGCAATGCTTGTTCACCGTCACGCAATGTTGTATCAAAAATAATGACCTGTTGGCTCATGGTGGTATTCCTTGTCGTGTTTACATTTGCGCTTAGCGGGTAAAAAAAAACCCGCGCATTTGCGCGGGCTTGTTAATCTTGATGACTGAATCAGTTCTGATTTCCGTCCACCAACATACCGCGCAAGTGAGATGCGTTTAGTAGTAGGCTGAGTAGGCGGGTTGAGTAGAACATAATTTTTCAGTTTCTCATTGGCTAAGAATTGCGTTACCTAAATTGATACGTGAATTCTATGGTTATGTCAATATTTGTTTGAAATGGTATCTTCAACTGGTTACGGCGACTTCGGATTCCTTATTTTGGAATAAAAAACCTTATAGATAGTTTTATAGGATGATTATTCTGATATTTACTATGTTGCCTTTTTGTTTGTTTGGTATAACGATAACAATATGGGTTATTGTGCTTTTCAGATGTTCTAAGATCTTTGCCGCCCGCATATCAGGGATTAATCCCTGTTCTGAATGTTATATTTAGACTTTATAAGAATAGAATAAGAAGAGTGAGATTCATTAATTACTCACCCATTGAGTGAATTTACGGCAAACCTTATTATCTTTAACTTATATGTTTTGTGAATATAAATATTGATTGATTTAATGAATGGTATTATTTATTTGTTTAAAGTGTTATGACTATGGAGTAAAGTCATAATTAAGTTGGATGAGATTCAATCCATTATTAAACATGTTCGTGACTATAATTAATAACTAATAAGTTTTCATTGATGAATTTATTATTTGTTAATGGCATAGTTGTCAATCATCCCATTTTGTGATGTGATCATGCTATTGCTCTGATTGTTGACGTTTATGATGGAATAGGTTTGTATTTATAAAATGAATTAGTTTTAAATACTATATGGGATACTTTATGTGGATGGCTTATTCACGTATTTATCTATGGGCGTTATTGGCGGAAAATACATGGAGGCAATTCATATCTTTTCATTTATACAAGGATGAGACTCATTTTATCTTATAACGGTAACAATGAGAATATTGGCGTCATTAATAGTAAGAAATCAAAGATATTTTGAGATGGCTATAAATATCAGTGGAGTTCTTTTGTTAATCGTGCCATCTGCATAAAGCTTAGTGGAGTTAAGCATGTCTGAACACAACTTAGTCACCGACAGTCAAGCAACTAAAAAAGAGTGTAGTGAAGTTCACTTAAGAAGTGTCGACCTCAATTTATTAACTGTTTTTGATGCAGTAATGCAAATGCATAATGTAACACGTGCAGCCCAAGCACTGGGTATGTCCCAGCCAGCGGTAAGTAACGCGGTAGCCCGCCTAAAAGTGATGTTTAATGACGAATTGTTTGTTCGTTATGGCCGAGGTATTCAGCCTACCGCCAGAGCACGTCAGCTTTTTGGGCCGGTGCGGCAGGCGCTGCAATTGGTACAAAATGAGTTGCCAGGTGCTGGTTTTGAAGCCAAAAACAGTGGGCGGATATTTAATTTATCTATTTGTAGCCCTTTGGATATCAGGCTAACGGCACAAATAATAGAACGCGTTAAACAATTAGCACCCAATGTTCAACTTATTATCAGATCTAATCTGAATGAGAATATTGAGCACCAATTACGTTATCAAGAAACAGAATTTGTTATCGGTTATACCAAGTTTGAACGCCCCGACTTTCACGATATATCATTATTTGATGATGAATCAGTACTGGCTGTGTCTAAAGATCATCCACGTATTGATAATTCTATTACCCAGGAACAACTCATTTCCGAACCACATGCTGTCGTATCATTAGATAAAGTAGGTTCTTTTAGTGAGCTTTATTATGAATCCATTGTCAGTGCCCAAACTATAGCGTATGAAAGCACGGATATGAATAGCGTGCTTAATATTGTGTCTCAAACTTCCTTTGTGGCAATTGCTCCTCGATGGCTTGTTCAAAAATACAGTGAAACTCTTAATTTGAAACTGATCTCTTTGCCTTGGAAAGAGAATGTCAGTCGGCCATGTTATCTCACGTGGCATGAATCTACTGATAGAGATAAAGGTCATCAATGGATGAAAGAATTACTCGGTCAGCTTAATACCCCGTTGTAATCATTTCCGTTAAGCCCTGCTGCTGAAATTATATTATGATCAGTAGCAGGCAAGGAGAGATTGAATCCCACATTAGCTATCTTCCTTCCTTCCTTCCTTCCTTCCTTCATTACGCTATTCAGTAAAATGCACTCGTCTTGTTTAATCCCCGACCACTAGCTCTAACGGCTCTATTTTTCATCAAAATCTATTTTAGCTCACATTTCTGCGCTGAATTTTATTTGCCATAACCTCTGGAGCAGGTAGACTGCGCGAAAAAAAGTGAACACCTGTAAGCTGAATGCCAACAGGCAAAAAGTTGCAGTACACTTTAACTGAATGATTGATCAGCGAGCGGCGATGTTATGACCCACACACTAGAGCAATACCACCTTGTGCGCCGTCTGCGCCAGCAAATCAGCAATCGTGCCGATCAGATAGCCTTCCGTGAATGGTCACCAGAAGGCGAAAAACAGTTGAGCTGGCGTCAGGTTGACCAACACGTCACCCAAATTTCTACTGCACTACTCTCTTTGGATGCAGCAATTCAAGAGCGTATTGGGATTTTTGCTGATAACAGCATGGCCTGGTCGTTGGCGGATTTAGCTATTTTGCAATTGCGCGGCGTGAGTGTTCCCTTGTATGCCACTAATACCACGGCTCAGGCAGCCTATGTGCTCAATGATGCTGATGTGCGTATTTTATTCGTCGGTGGGCAAACGCAATATGATGTCGCAACCACGCTAAAGCCACTGTGCCCGCAGTTGACTCAGATTATCGTATTAGATCCCGCCGTCGATTTACGTGGCTGTGAATACGCCCAGCATTTAGCTGATTTTGAGCAGCAACCCGATGCCGTACAGCAGCATCTATTGACGACACGTATAGAGAGCTGCGATTTAGATGATCTGTTCACGCTGATTTATACCTCTGGTACCACGGGTGAACCTAAAGGTGTGATGTTGGATTACCGTAATATGGCGGCCCAACTCTACTTACACGATCAGCGCTTAACCCTGACAGTCGATGATGTTTCCCTCAGTTTCTTGCCGTTATCCCATGTATTTGAGCGGGCTTGGAGCTTCTATGTGATGCATACCGGCGCGCAGAACGTCTATATCCGTGATACGGATTGGGTGCGCCCCGCGATGCAGGCCGTAAAACCCACCGTTATGTGTGCGGTTCCCCGCTTTTACGAGAAAGTGTTCAGTGCCATCAATGACAAAGTTGCGCTGGCAAAATGGCACCGCCGAATACTGTTCCGTTGGGCGGTCGGCTGTGGCGAACGCAAATTCCAAAACCTGCAGCATGGGCAAACCGTATCGCCACTATCCGAGCTGACGTATAAGCTGGCGGATCGTTTGGTATTAAGCAAGTTACGGGGCTTATTGGGCGGAAAAGTGCGCTTTCTACCGGCGGCGGGCGCGCGGCTAGATGACAATATTATTCTGTTTTTCCAAGCTATCGGCATCAATATTAAGTACGGTTATGGCATGACGGAAACCTGTGCGACGGTTTCTTGTTGGGAAGAGAAAAACTTCTGTTTCGGCTCTATTGGCAAGCCACTGCCGGGGATTGATGTCCGCTTAGGCGCTGAAAATGAGATTCAAGTCCGTGGCCCGATTGTCATGCGCGGCTATTTTAAAAAGCCGCAAGAGACGGCCGAATCATTCACCGAAGATGGCTGGCTCAAAACCGGTGATGCCGGAGCTCTGGACGCTCAAGGTAATCTATTCATCACTGAGCGCTTAAAAGATCTGATGAAAACCTCGGGTGGAAAGTACATTGCACCACAAATGATTGAAGGCACCCTCGGTCAGGACCGTTTTATCGAACAAGTCGCGATTATTGCGGATACGCGTAAGTTTGTGTCGGCGCTGATTGTTCCGTGTTTTGAGTCACTGGAAGAGTATGCACGTTCGATAAATCTGAAGTATCACGATAGATTGGAGCTATTACGCCATAGCCATATTGTCAGTTTGTTCGAACAACGGCTGAAAGAGATGCAAAAAGAACTGGCGCTGTTTGAGCAGGTTAAGCGTTTTACGTTATTGCCACAGGCATTCACCATGGAGACAGGTGAGCTGACACCTACCATGAAGTTGCGGCGTAAAATCATTCTCCAGCGTTATCAGAATGAAATTGACTCTATGTACCGTGACTGATTTATCAATCTCCTGACAGCAATCCCCCTCTCTCCCTATTAATAGTGGGGATTGCTGTTTTTACGTTCAAAAACTCACTTTTGCTACCCATTTATGTGTAGTACCTATCATAATTCTGAATCCAACGCGTAAAAATCCACAGCCTGATTAAGTTCTATAATTGGCTATCAATGCGACGTAAAACACAAGATGGCGGATGCTAAAGCAGTGTTTTATCTTTGTAACGAGCACAAATCCAGAGTGTGACTGACGGAATTGTCTTTAGGGCAGAGA comes from Yersinia mollaretii ATCC 43969 and encodes:
- a CDS encoding formate C-acetyltransferase/glycerol dehydratase family glycyl radical enzyme; its protein translation is MTTLDLVTLSDRIKQHKNALIHIVKPPVCTERARHYTEAYQQHQDKPLPVRRALALAHHLQQRTVWIKNDELIIGNQASQLRAAPIFPEYTVGWIESEIDELADRPGAGFSVSEEDKAVLHQICPWWRGQTVQDRCYGMFTDEQKALLATGIIKAEGNMTSGDAHLAVNFPLLLEKGLDGLRTKVARRRERLQLTDWSDLHKEQFLKAIDISLVALSEHIERYAAVARQMAQEESRDWRRTELLAIAENCALIAHQPPQTFWQALQLCYFIQLMLQIESNGHSVSFGRLDQYLYPWYRRDVELENSLSREQAIEMLHSCWLKLLEVNKIRSGSHSKASAGSPLYQNVTIGGQKLVQGKAIDAVNPLSYAVLESCGRLKSTQPNLSVRYHAGISDDFLDACVQVIRCGFGMPAFNNDEIVIPEFIKLGVEPQDAYDYAAIGCIETAVGGKWGYRCTGMSFINFARVMLAALEQGRDATSGQVFLPQEQGLSKGNFTDFDQVMAQWDQQIRYYTRKSIEIECVVDTVLEENAHDIVCSALVDDCIERGKSIKQGGARYDWVSGLQVGIANLGNSLAAVRKLVFEQQLIGQQQLATALSNDFAGLNGEQLRQHLINSAPKYGNDVDDVDQLLVRAYQTYIDELKQYHNTRFGRGPIGGTYYAGTSSISANVPFGAATMATPDGRKAHSPLAEGASPASGTDHLGPTAVFNSLSKLPTASILGGVLLNQKLNPSTLDNPRDREKLMMMLRTFFEEYLGWHVQYNIVSRETLVDAKQHPDRYRDLVVRVAGYSAFFTALSPDAQDDIIARTEHTL
- a CDS encoding sugar efflux transporter produces the protein MKSALTYSRRVNPVFLAFFVVAFLSGIAGALQAPTLSLFLSTEVKVRPLWVGLFYTVNAIAGITVSFILAKRSDSRGDRRKLIMVCYLMAVGNCLLFAFNRDYLTLITAGVLLASVANTAMPQIFALAREYADNSAREVVMFSSIMRAQLSLAWVIGPPLSFMLALNYGFTLMFSIAAGIFVLSALVVWFILPSVPRAEPVVDAPVVAQASLFADKNVLLLFIASMLMWTCNTMYIIDMPLYITASLGLPERLAGLLMGTAAGLEIPIMLLAGYLVRYFGKRKIMLFAVLAGVLFYTGLVLFKFKTALMLLQIFNAIFIGIVAGIGMLYFQDLMPGRAGAATTLFTNSISTGVILAGVLQGGLTETWGHDSVYVVAMVLAILALVICSRVREA
- the leuD gene encoding 3-isopropylmalate dehydratase small subunit encodes the protein MAKFTQHIGLVVPLDAANVDTDAIIPKQFLQKVTRTGFGQHLFNDWRFLDDAGQVPNPEFVLNQPRYQGATILLARENFGCGSSREHAPWALTDYGFHVVIAPSFADIFYGNSFNNQLLPVTLSEADIDTLFQLVKSNEGIQFVVDLEAQTVNAGGKSYPFDIDGFRRHCMINGLDSIGLTLQHESNISAYEKQQPAFLR
- the leuC gene encoding 3-isopropylmalate dehydratase large subunit yields the protein MGQMSSQNKTLYQKLYDAHIVYEAPNETPLLYIDRHLVHEVTSPQAFDGLRAMGRPVRQPGKTFATMDHNVSTQTKDINASGEMARIQMQELIKNCAEFGVSLYDLNHPFQGIVHVIGPEQGMTLPGMTIVCGDSHTATHGAFGSLAFGIGTSEVEHVLATQTLKQGRAKTMKIEVNGNVGPGITAKDIVLAIIGKTGSAGGTGYVVEFCGSAIEALSMEGRMTLCNMAIEMGAKAGLVAPDDTTFDYLKGRQFAPTGEQWEQGVAYWRTLKSDADAKFDTIVTLDAADIAPQVTWGTNPGQVIAVNQIIPAPDSFSDPVERASAEKALAYMDLRPGIKLTEVAIDKVFIGSCTNSRIEDLRAAAAVAQGRKVASGVQAIVVPGSGPVKAQAEAEGLDKIFIEAGFEWRLPGCSMCLAMNNDRLEPGERCASTSNRNFEGRQGRGGRTHLVSPAMAAAAAVTGHFADVRDLTAATH